The Triticum aestivum cultivar Chinese Spring chromosome 7B, IWGSC CS RefSeq v2.1, whole genome shotgun sequence genome window below encodes:
- the LOC123156172 gene encoding mediator of RNA polymerase II transcription subunit 17, protein MAAMGDDLRLDLDKLPIKRLEAIDEAGNEHYPPDGSSEEQRLAARVDFSWVVERDAKKAKKAAAEDVAHKAWPWQGLHESLQLAQQELTVVLDLISTVEANDTVAFAAISKPKPLVDEVLVDMALSAATKLQRLRHLGRYFKQSAKTMEQQFQKEAKFYGSLIRLQQNWKVKRQRGNAPGSNSFMFDVVDTSQLDTEVMPRLSSLSFVPIDQDSSGTLSVQVPQKSCRFLSLQFRGDSASGVESYTCKTKGVSSTTSSAAEDDASENDDVNKSVKQAHSTLRNIHKSIFEEQVFDMMIRETFVQTQGVNVTGMREDFLQLAIGQENLLCLSLANSGQDSDSEMAGHEEHTNSEANLVLATTNGKQEPLKSNPSGFLNPKSLEIYLLHMFHDNILKKVREKYRNIVRYQSPAHTAEPAGDECGSLGHFCMTVAHKIFSNKVQLELECVVSRVPYLHLQSLPTWHSRTSSWSICLSVPQPILAADRLMKPSDNGEPEYKSSRTQFNMKIVLKDGQISLLGEGSPSIAGSLTRKPSDGYLINSYSCDLEDLPTMVLQQVASQVINWLHEEAQVLGVSVTRDFLGLYFDLDHGDTTLGLVAQVDPDDAYGCVSWYLTVDHPAEEGKVPAVDDPWAEKCRFLGYLSLEVLHATLMDLINLCDNRRPPAEMMVEVCSSAGFVSYCAH, encoded by the exons ATGGCGGCCATGGGCGACGACCTGCGGCTGGACCTCGACAAGCTCCCCATCAAGCGCCTCGAGGCCATCGACGAGGCCGGCAACGAGCACTACCCGCC GGACGGCAGCAGCGAGGAGCAGAGGCTGGCGGCGCGCGTCGACTTCTCCTGGGTCGTCGAGCGGGacgccaagaaggccaagaaggcggcgGCCGAGGACGTCGCCCACAAGGCCTGGCCATGGCAGGGCCTCCACGAGAGCCTGCAGCTGGCGCAGCAGGAGCTCACCGTCGTCCTCGATCTCATCTCCACG GTCGAGGCGAACGATACTGTGGCCTTCGCGGCCATCTCCAAACCCAAGCCGCTAGTGGACGAAGTCCTCGTCGACATGGCCCTCTCCGCCGCCACCAAGCTCCAGCGCCTTCGG CATCTGGGACGGTACTTCAAGCAATCGGCCAAAACGATGGAGCAGCAGTTCCAGAAGGAGGCTAAGTTCTACGGCTCATTGATCAG GTTGCAACAGAACTGGAAAGTTAAGAGGCAGCGTGGGAATGCTCCAGGAAGTAACAGCTTCATGTTTGATGTAGTTGACACTTCTCAGTTGGACACAGAAGTGATGCCCCGATTGTCATCATTGTCTTTCGTTCCAATCGATCAGGACTCATCGGGTACTTTGTCTGTACAAGTCCCACAAAAGTCGTGCCGTTTCTTGAGCCTTCAGTTTCGTGGGGACAGTGCCAGCGGTGTGGAAAGCTACACTTGCAAAACGAAAGGTGTCTCAAGCACCACTTCTTCTGCAGCGGAAGATGATGCCTCAGAGAATGATGATGTCAATAAGTCTGTCAAACAAGCGCATTCCACTCTTCGCAATATCCACAAGTCAATATTTGAGGAGCAG GTATTTGATATGATGATCCGTGAGACATTTGTCCAAACTCAAGGCGTCAACGTAACTGGAATGCGCGAGGATTTTCTCCAATTAGCCATTGGCCAGGAAAACTTGTTGTGCCTTTCGCTTGCGAATTCTGGACAGGACAGTGACTCGGAAATGGCAGGCCATGAAGAGCACACTAATTCAGAGGCGAATCTTGTGTTAGCCACCACCAATGGGAAGCAGGAGCCTTTAAAAAGCAACCCCTCAGGGTTTCTTAACCCGAAAAGTCTGGAGATTTACCTGCTACATATGTTCCATGACAACATTCTTAAGAAAGTCAGGGAGAAATATCGTAATATTGTTCGCTACCAGAGTCCTGCTCACACTGCAGAGCCTGCAGGTGACGAGTGTGGCTCGCTAGGCCATTTCTGCATGACAGTTGctcataaaatattttcaaataaagtGCAGCTGGAGCTGGAGTGTGTG GTTAGCAGGGTTCCGTATCTCCATCTGCAGTCCCTTCCTACATGGCATTCCCGAACTTCTTCCTGGTCTATCTGCCTAAGCGTCCCGCAGCCTATTTTGGCTGCTGACCGGCTCATGAAGCCTTCGGACAATGGTGAGCCTGAATACAAATCTTCCAGGACACAGTTCAACATGAAGATTGTCTTGAAGGATGGCCAGATAAGTTTGTTGGGCGAAGGTTCTCCGAGCATTGCTGGATCATTGACCAGGAAGCCCTCGGATGGGTATCTGATAAACAGTTACAGCTGTGACTTGGAGGACCTCCCAACGATGGTTCTGCAGCAG GTGGCGAGCCAGGTGATAAACTGGCTCCACGAGGAGGCGCAGGTCCTGGGGGTGAGTGTGACGAGGGACTTTTTAGGCCTCTACTTTGACCTGGACCACGGCGACACGACACTGGGCCTGGTGGCGCAAGTCGACCCGGACGATGCTTATGGGTGCGTGTCGTGGTACCTGACGGTGGACCACCCGGCGGAGGAGGGGAAGGTGCCAGCGGTGGACGACCCCTGGGCGGAGAAGTGCAGGTTCCTGGGGTACCTGTCCCTGGAGGTGCTCCACGCCACCCTCATGGACCTCATCAACCTGTGTGATAACCGGCGCCCACCCGCTGAGATGATGGTAGAAGTGTGCAGCAGTGCTGGATTCGTTTCTTACTGTGCGCATTGA